The proteins below come from a single Melospiza georgiana isolate bMelGeo1 chromosome 4, bMelGeo1.pri, whole genome shotgun sequence genomic window:
- the NUP37 gene encoding nucleoporin Nup37: MKQDSTRNTSYTVDCEDYVHVVKFNPFDSGDSCSLIAYGGNHYVVVGSCRFQEEDAEVEGMQYKTLRTFHHGIRVDAIAWSPETRLDAIPPQIRFCTAASDRKLRLFTSDLQDKNEFKTFDGHTDYINDLVFAPNEGQEIASVSDDHTCRVWDLEGNEKAHFVLRSSGMSVCWHPEEAFKLMVAEKNGTIRFYDLITQQAILSLECEQTPLMSADWCLKNTLKIGAVAGSDWLIWDITRSSYPQDKRPVHVDRARLFRWSRVNENLFATTGYPGKTTTQLLVHHLGHPQPILTGTAAVGSGLTWHRTLPLCAVGGDHKIFFWVTEM, translated from the exons ATGAAGCAAGATTCTACAAGAAACACTTCTTACACTGTGGATTGTGAGGATTATGTGCACGTGGTAAAATTCAATCCATTTGACAGTGGAGATTCGTGTTCCCTCATTGCTTATGGTGGCAACCATTATGTGGTTGTTGGGAGTTGCAGATTTCAG GAGGAGGATGCAGAAGTGGAAGGCATGCAATATAAGACACTAAGAACATTTCACCATGGAATCAGAGTTGATGCCATAGCATGGAGTCCTGAAACTAGACTTGATGCTATACCTCCCCAGATAAG GTTTTGTACTGCAGCTTCTGATAGGAAGTTAAGGCTGTTTACTTCAGACCTGCAGGACAAGAATGAATTTAAG ACATTTGATGGCCACACAGATTACATTAATGATCTGGTCTTTGCTCCCAACGAAGGTCAAGAAATTGCAAGTGTAAGTGATGATCACACCTGCAG GGTCTGGGATTTGGAAGGAAATGAGAAGGCCCATTTTGTTTTACGTTCTTCTGGAATGAGTGTTTGCTGGCATCCTGAGGAGGCTTTTAAG CTGATGGTGGCAGAGAAGAACGGGACAATACGATTCTATGACCTGATTACACAGCAGGCCATTCTCTCCCTGGAGTGTGAACAAACACCACTGATGTCAGCAGACTGGTGTTTAAAAAATACACTTAAAATTGGAGCAGTTGCTGGAAGTGATTGGCTGATCTGGGATATCACTCGCTCCAG TTATCCACAGGATAAGAGACCTGTCCATGTTGACCGAGCCAGATTATTCAG GTGGTCCCGAGTGAATGAAAATCTGTTTGCAACCACTGGATATCCAGGAAAGACAACTACTCAATTGCTGGTTCATCATTTAGGACACCCCCAG CCCATTCTTACTGGAACTGCAGCTGTAGGATCTGGTTTGACATGGCACAGAACTCTTCCATTATGTGCAGTTGGAGGAGACCATAAAATTTTCTTCTGGGTtactgaaatgtaa